The genomic region GGCCTGGCCCTCGGCCGCCTTGAGATCGATCGCGAGCGAACGCTTGTTGCGATTGGCGGAAAGGAACGCGGGGTTCATTCCGTTGCGGCCTTTGGCGAGGCGACGCATCAAATCGCCGCCGGTAGTCTCAACCTTGATCACGTCCGCACCCTGATCCGCCAGCATCATGGTCGCAACCGGTCCGGCGATCATCGTGGTGAGGTCGAGTACTCTTACTCCATCGAGCGGCCCCGCCGCCTTCTTCTCGGTATTCAAAGCAAGCTCCTGCTATTGCGCGAAGTTTCTGGCCAACGCGGCCTGGTAGGCGGATCGACCTGCCAGTCGCGCGCGATATTTCATGATTGACTCGGGAAGCGTCACCTTTTCGGCGAGCGCCCACTCCAGGCAGGTCATCAGCAAGATGTCAGCGATGCTCAGTTTGGTGCCAAACAAGTAGGGGCTCGCGATGCCGATGCGTGGCGCCATCGCCTCAAGGTTGTGCGAGAAATAGGTTTTCGCCGCTTGCACCGCCACCGGCGCCTCTCCGTAGATGTGCTTCAATCCCAGGTGGCGCCGAACCATATACAGCGAAGCCGCATCCAGCTCCGACATGATGAAGTAACACCATTCGTGCAGCGCGGCGGAACTCTGAGGATTCGAGGGCCGATAGATCTGTGGATTTGGAAAAGTCTCGCTGAGGTACTCGATTATCGCTGCACTCTCAGTAAGCACCAGCGACCCGTGCTGCAGCACGGGAATCTTGTGGCGCGGATTGAGCCGCAAAAATTCGCCGCTCTGGGTCTCGCCGGTCCGCGGGCCAATCGCATGAAACCGGTAGTCGACACCCAATTCCAGCAACATCCAGTGTGCCCGCATCGTACGTGAGGTCCCAACTCCCCACAAAATCACATCGCTGCCCATCGTGGTTACCCTTTGTGCAGAAAAGGTCTGGTGGGCTCCCCAGGGTACTTGGTCCGCGATTCGCACCCTCGGCCGCCCTCCCATCCACTCATTCGTCTAAAACTTCTCCGTAAACGGCCGCACATCCAATTCGTGGCTCCACACGCTGCGGTCCTGATGAGCCAGGTACCAGAACGCATCGGCGATCGCCGCAGGCTTGAGCAAGTTCTCGTCCTTCGCGTCAGGCCGAAACTTCCTGAGCAGGGGCATATCGATGCCGCCATCGACGTTCACATACGCTACATGGATTCCCTGCGGATGAAGATCGCGCGACATCACCTGCGCCAGCCCGCGCACCGCGAATTTCGCCGGCGCAAAGCCCGCCGAAGTCGGCCACGGGCGGATGCCCGCGGTAGCGCCCGTGATTAGGATCGTCCCGCCGCCCCGCGCGAGCATCCCCGGCACCACCTGTCGCGCCCACAGGAATGCACCGAAAGTGTGCAGCCGCCAGGTTTCCTCGAACACCTGTGGCGTGGTTTCCATCAGCCGGCCCATCGGCCGTCGTCCGCCGTTGTAGATCAGGACCTCGACCGGTCCAAGCTCGTGGTCGATGCGCTCATACGCGGCGGCGATCTGCGATTCCACGGTAGCATCGCTCCGCACGGGCAGCGCGGTCCCGCCCGCCGCATTGATCTGGGCCGCGACTTTTTCGACTACCTCGGCGCTCCTGGCGAGCAGCGCCACCTTGTAGCCCGCCGCGAAGCG from Candidatus Binataceae bacterium harbors:
- a CDS encoding glutathione S-transferase family protein, translated to MRIADQVPWGAHQTFSAQRVTTMGSDVILWGVGTSRTMRAHWMLLELGVDYRFHAIGPRTGETQSGEFLRLNPRHKIPVLQHGSLVLTESAAIIEYLSETFPNPQIYRPSNPQSSAALHEWCYFIMSELDAASLYMVRRHLGLKHIYGEAPVAVQAAKTYFSHNLEAMAPRIGIASPYLFGTKLSIADILLMTCLEWALAEKVTLPESIMKYRARLAGRSAYQAALARNFAQ
- a CDS encoding SDR family NAD(P)-dependent oxidoreductase, whose protein sequence is MDEPASSSNRTCIVVGVGEGLGAALGRRFAAGYKVALLARSAEVVEKVAAQINAAGGTALPVRSDATVESQIAAAYERIDHELGPVEVLIYNGGRRPMGRLMETTPQVFEETWRLHTFGAFLWARQVVPGMLARGGGTILITGATAGIRPWPTSAGFAPAKFAVRGLAQVMSRDLHPQGIHVAYVNVDGGIDMPLLRKFRPDAKDENLLKPAAIADAFWYLAHQDRSVWSHELDVRPFTEKF